The DNA segment catttttattttttctctctcTCTTTATAAGTTACGCTTTGTCTTGAAATCCTACAATTTTCTGAATCTAAACTGATTATTCTTAGTATTTCAACGTGTTGTTGAAATATTAGCGATTGATTAAATAGAAGCTATTTTTATAACTAGGTGATtcatataataaagtaaaagagattaataataatttatcattttaatagttataattttccGCGGTTATTAACCATCATTAAACCCACACGTATACACTATGACGTCCGAAAAACTTGTTAACAAAACCTCATTTCGAAACCGATTTCATctgaacaaaaaattaaaacattatattttgtcaatgtGACGTTTGGACGTATTATAGTCATTAATTTTTCGAATGTTTTAAATAGAGCTTCAATATGTTGAAATCTCATTTCAATCTAGTTTATGACGATGAAGAGCCTAAAGCTGAGGAGGAACATGAGCAGGAAGCTGAGGAGGCACCGGAAAGTGAAGTTATTCCTGAAAGGGTTCTCAAGAGGTCGGAGATCAGCGTCCGGCTCAGTATGCTCGGGAAAACGGCAGAAGGAGACGGGTAAGGCAGGCCTTACGCTATACGCTATACAAATACACCTCGATGATACAACTATGACTAACAGTCTAAATAACAACAAGATACAccttaaaatatcataaaaccccatttaaagaaaaattaacgagtttttttaatatctgatcgggaaacagaaatatattacgccgaattttgaaatagtttcaTAATTTTACAGATATACATATCTGAAGGCGACCCTAACGGCAATGAAACTAACAGACATTGTCAGCGTCAAATTCTTCACACATCTTATGTTCTTAGATGTATCCGAAAACTATTTAGATAATAAGGCCTTGCAAGCCGTCAGTGAGCTaccatgtttaatatttttacaagcaGACAAAAACAGAATTACTTCAGCAGCATTGAAAAGAATGAAGTACCTCCAAGTGATCGTAATGAACCATAATCAAATAAGCTCGGTTTCTGATATATATCAAGATCAAATTAGTACTATAGAAATTGGttacaacaaaatacaaaaagtcgCCTTTCCGTACGGCCTGtttcaattgaaagttataGATCTCCGATACAATGAAATAACAGAAATCACTGGTTTCGATCTTCCCAATTTGGACAGTTTATACCTAGctggaaacaaaataacaagtttGGTCGGCTTAGAGAAATTAGTAAACTTGAGAATTCTTCATGTGCGAAACAATCCTATAAAACTGCTGAACGGTTTTGATGAAGGGCTTAAAAAGCTGACGTATATTAACCTGCGCAATTGTAAGGTGACAACACTAAAACAGGTCAAGAAATTGAGGGTAAGTTCCCGTTTTATTCATCGCTTAAGCAAAATGATGTTTAAATAACCATGACTTTTTACAAGGTTCTACCCGCGTTAGAGACTCTGAATATGAGAGGGTGTCCGTATATGGGGGGTCCGGGCGAGGAAGGTGCGGACGGCGCTGATGAAGAAGAAGACCCTGATATAAGGATAGAGACGCTGGCAGCCTTACCTCGTCTTAAGCGGATTAATAAGGATCCTGTATCCCCGGAAGAAAGGTAACTAATATAGTGAAATATCGCAATTATATTGTTGAAAATTAGAATAGACCACAAAAAGTAATAGGTAAGCGAAACGGTAACAAAATGTCGCGTAGCTATAGCAACCTATAGCCTGACCCATATCAACAATATTTTGGTCgattaatatacaaaacatcATATTTATTCCTAGTTCTCTTGTAGAAACGTAAATAATCTAATAATAGAGAATCTAAATCTTCGTATGTCTTTTTTAACATAGATGTTACTGcttaatttgtttcatatttcagAGATGAAGCTAAGGAAATGATGACGCAATGGATCGAAGAGGGAGAAAAGGATGAGGAAGAGATTGAGGAAGAACATGAAGAGGAAACAGTCCATGAAGATTAACTGCTTAAATGTGGACTTAATGAGctgttgttgaagcgagacgtAGCTATGCGAAGTGCAGTCGTCTGTCTCGCTCTCCCACAATTTAAACAACCCTGTTTTAAGAGCTTAGTATAAGAGCACGCAATTATTTCAACCTTATAGTGGGTGTTGACGCTGGCCTTTAACTTTCAACGAATAGGATATTACTGTAAGTGGCCGAAAGCTGACTGTTCAAGGACATGTGACTCCATGTCAGTGTCACCAACTACAGTTCATGAAGCTTGATTTTAAGAGGCACACACTTTTAGATAGACGTTTAGTTACATCTTAGagttaatttacattattttgttagttattaataaaatgtgtgtCAGTCGGTCTTTGCTTAGTAGGATAATTAAGTTTACCATAGAATTCTCAAcgcacatttattattatttatgttttaaaaggtttatgttttaatagttttatgtttctATAACATTatagtatgtattaaaaaagatACTGTGGCTTTCATTTATTGACCTTTTCGTAAAATTTGTTTCAATACATAATCCtagataagttttatttagctCAGCGTTCTTGTTTACTAATCTACTCGTTCATAAAAATGATTGAATGAATATTCAACTCAAAAACACAAACGAAACGAAACATTCTTTCTTTTCAAATTGCTAGACGGAATGTTATACAGACAAATTATACCTTAAGATTTCATCTAATAAAACTGTCAAATGTGCGA comes from the Trichoplusia ni isolate ovarian cell line Hi5 chromosome 22, tn1, whole genome shotgun sequence genome and includes:
- the LOC113504473 gene encoding leucine-rich repeat-containing protein 23-like, giving the protein MLKSHFNLVYDDEEPKAEEEHEQEAEEAPESEVIPERVLKRSEISVRLSMLGKTAEGDGYTYLKATLTAMKLTDIVSVKFFTHLMFLDVSENYLDNKALQAVSELPCLIFLQADKNRITSAALKRMKYLQVIVMNHNQISSVSDIYQDQISTIEIGYNKIQKVAFPYGLFQLKVIDLRYNEITEITGFDLPNLDSLYLAGNKITSLVGLEKLVNLRILHVRNNPIKLLNGFDEGLKKLTYINLRNCKVTTLKQVKKLRVLPALETLNMRGCPYMGGPGEEGADGADEEEDPDIRIETLAALPRLKRINKDPVSPEERDEAKEMMTQWIEEGEKDEEEIEEEHEEETVHED